The following coding sequences are from one Musa acuminata AAA Group cultivar baxijiao chromosome BXJ2-4, Cavendish_Baxijiao_AAA, whole genome shotgun sequence window:
- the LOC135610212 gene encoding glutamyl-tRNA reductase 2-like produces the protein MAAANSLATAFLGTAAAAAAKAEPFRANRSSKSTASPAFSFRVCQRGVAFVGSRRGVVRRSPRCEVQVDIKEKAAASISAIEQFKISADRYMKERSSIAVIGLSVHTAPVEMREKLAVPEAQWPRAVGDLCGLNHIEEAAVLSTCNRMEIYVVALSWHRGIREVTEWMSKTSGIPVSELRQHLFVLRDGDATRHLFEVSAGLDSLVLGEGQILAQVKQVVRVGQVSGGLGKNIDRMFKDAITTGKRVRSETNIASGAVSVSSAAVELALMKLPKPHCGSARMLVIGAGKMGKLVIKHLAAKGCKKVVVVNRSVERVEAIREELKDIEIIYRPFSQMHSCAAEADVVFTNTASETPLFLKEHVQVLPTVSEDVGGVRLFVDISVPRNVGSCVASHEHARVYNVDDLKEVVEANKEDRLRKAMEAQTIITQELKRFEAWRDSLETVPTIKNLRSYADRIRASELEKCLQKVGEDALTKKMRKAIDELSTGIVNKLLHGPLQHLRCDGNDSRTLDETLENMHALNRMFNLHTDQKAILEQKIKAKLGKTQG, from the exons ATGGCAGCTGCGAACAGTCTCGCCACAGCATTTCTAggtacggcggcggcggcggcggcgaaggcGGAGCCTTTCCGTGCAAACAGGTCATCCAAGTCCACCGCGTCTCCTGCTTTTAGCTTTAGGGTTTGCCAGAGAGGTGTGGCCTTCGTTGGGAGCCGGAGAGGCGTTGTCCGAAGGAGCCCGCGGTGCGAGGTTCAGGTTGATATCAAAGAGAAGGCAGCAGCCAGCATCTCTGCCATCGAGCAGTTCAAGATCTCTGCCGACC GTTACATGAAGGAAAGGAGCAGCATAGCTGTTATTGGCCTAAGTGTCCACACTGCTCCAGTGGAGATGCGAGAAAAGCTTGCTGTTCCAGAGGCACAATGGCCCCGTGCTGTTGGAGATCTGTGCGGTTTGAATCACATAGAAGAAGCTGCAGTTCTCAGTACCTGCAACAGAATGGAAATATATGTGGTTGCCCTTTCCTGGCATCGTGGAATCAGAGAAGTAACGGAGTGGATGTCTAAG ACCAGTGGTATTCCAGTTTCAGAGCTTAGACAACATCTCTTCGTGCTTCGCGACGGTGATGCCACGAGGCATTTGTTTGAGGTATCAGCTGGGCTTGATTCTCTAGTCCTGGGAGAAGGACAGATCCTTGCACAAGTTAAACAGGTGGTAAGAGTTGGTCAAGTTAGTGGAGGGTTGGGGAAAAACATCGACAGGATGTTTAAGGACGCCATAACAACTGGAAAGCGGGTTCGTAGTGAGACCAACATAGCATCTGGTGCAGTCTCCGTAAGCTCCGCGGCTGTTGAATTGGCTCTTATGAAGCTCCCAAAGCCCCACTGTGGATCTGCCCGAATGCTGGTGATTGGGGCCGGCAAGATGGGTAAGCTTGTGATCAAACATTTGGCTGCAAAAGGATGCAAAAAGGTGGTGGTTGTAAATAGGTCCGTGGAAAGAGTAGAAGCCATTCGTGAGGAGCTGAAAGATATTGAAAtaatttacagacctttctcccaGATGCACTCATGTGCTGCTGAAGCTGATGTCGTGTTCACAAACACAGCATCTGAGACACCATTGTTCTTGAAAGAACATGTCCAAGTTCTTCCTACTGTGAGCGAGGATGTGGGGGGTGTAAGGCTCTTCGTCGATATATCAGTCCCTCGGAATGTGGGATCCTGTGTTGCAAGTCATGAGCATGCACGGGTTTACAACGTTGATGATCTTAAGGAGGTTGTCGAGGCTAACAAAGAAGACAGGTTGAGgaaggcaatggaagctcagacaATAATCACTCAAGAGTTGAAGAGGTTCGAAGCATGGAGGGATTCTTTGGAGACTGTCCCTACCATCAAGAACTTAAGGTCGTATGCTGATAGAATCAGGGCATCGGAGCTTGAGAAATGCTTGCAGAAAGTTGGTGAAGATGCTCTGACGAAGAAAATGAGAAAGGCAATTGACGAGCTCAGCACCGGTATAGTTAACAAGCTTCTCCATGGGCCACTGCAGCATTTGAGATGTGATGGCAACGATAGCAGGACTCTGGATGAGACCCTTGAAAATATGCATGCACTTAATAGGATGTTTAACCTACACACTGATCAGAAAGcaatcttggagcagaagatcaaAGCCAAGCTGGGAAAAACTCAGGGTTGA
- the LOC103981923 gene encoding UDP-xylose transporter 1 — translation MSEGTTGFQLGVIGSLALSVASSVSIVICNKALISSLGFPFASTLTSWHLMMTFCTLHVAQRFHFFDPKSIDARTVVLFGLLNGTSIGFLNLSLGFNSIGFYQMTKLAIIPFTVLLETVFLKKNFSKGIKLSLLVLLIGVGIASVTDLKLNLLGSILSGLAIATTCVGQIMTNTIQRRLKVSSTQLLYQSSPYQAAILFVAGPFVDQLLTKRSVFAYSYSLLVLGFIILSCLIAVSVNFSTFLVIGTTSPVTYQVLGHLKTCLVLSFGYIILHDPFTSRNIMGILVAMFGMGLYSYFSVKESKKKSANDVLPISQMTHKETTPLLTTRTNDKDGNESKKVNGVPTAAKDSE, via the exons ATGTCGGAGGGTACTACCGGCTTTCAGCTTGGCGTGATCGGGTCGCTGGCTCTCTCTGTTGCATCTTCCGTTTCAATCGTCATATGCAACAAAGCTCTCATCAGCTCGCTTGGCTTCCCTTTTG CCTCGACCCTGACAAGCTGGCATCTAATGATGACCTTCTGCACGCTGCATGTGGCGCAGCGTTTCCACTTCTTCGACCCAAAATCTATCGACGCAAGGACCGTTGTCCTCTTTGGGCTTCTCAATGGCACGTCCATTGGCTTCCTCAACCTTAGCCTTGGTTTCAACTCCATTGGATTCTATCAG ATGACGAAGCTTGCCATCATACCTTTCACGGTGCTGCTGGAGACCGTCTTCCTGAAGAAAAATTTCAG CAAGGGTATCAAGCTCTCTCTGCTTGTGTTGCTCATTGGAGTTGGCATTGCATCTGTTACGGATCTCAAGCTAAATCTTCTTGGCTCCATTCTCTCTGGTCTTGCTATTGCTACTACATGCGTTGGCCAAATT ATGACGAACACAATTCAGAGGAGGTTGAAAGTTTCGTCTACACAGCTTCTATACCAGTCATCACCGTATCAGGCGGCTATACTATTTGTTGCCGGCCCATTTGTGGACCAGTTGCTCACCAAGCGAAGTGTGTTTGCCTATAGCTACTCCCTTCTGGTTCTG GGATTTATCATCCTATCCTGTTTGATCGCGGTGTCCGTGAACTTCAGCACATTTCTGGTTATTGGGACAACATCACCGGTGACATATCAAGTTCTTGGCCACCTCAAGACATGCCTTGTTCTTTCATTTGGCTACATTATATTGCATGACCCTTTCACTTCCAGGAACATTATGGGAATCCTGGTTGCCATGTTTGGAATGGGTCTTTATTCATACTTTTCTGTGAAAGAGAGCAAGAAAAAATCAGCAAATGACGTTTTGCCCATTTCCCAG ATGACACACAAGGAGACGACGCCACTCTTGACAACCAGAACCAATGACAAGGATGGCAACGAGAGCAAGAAAGTGAATGGAGTACCTACAGCTGCCAAGGACTCCGAGTAG